The following is a genomic window from Merismopedia glauca CCAP 1448/3.
TGTGGAAATGATGGGTAGCCACATTCAGGTACAAAGTGAGGTTGGCAAAGGAACAACTTTCGTCTTTGAAGTTGAATTTCCGGTAGGAACAGAACCGATTTGGCAATATAAGACTAATAGTGGCAAAGAAATTGTGGGTTATGAAGGAGAGAGACAGACTATCTTAGTAATCGACGATCGCTGGGAAAATCGGGCTGTTTTGTCTAGCTTGCTAGCACCACTGGGTTTTGAGATCGTGGAAGCGGAAAATGGACAAGAAGGATTAACCAAAGCTAGAGAAATCCAGCCCAACCTAATTATTACAGATATTTTGATGCCAGAGATGGATGGCTTGGAGATGCTGAAACAGTTACGACAAGATGAAGATTTGCAGGATCTACGGGTAATTATCTCTTCTGCTTCTGTCTCACCTTTAGAACAACAGATGAGTTTAGAAGCTGGTGGGAATGACTTTTTACCAAAACCAGTCCACAGTGAAGAGTTATTTAATTTACTAGAGAAGCATACAGAAATCCATTGGAAGTACCAATCTGTCTCAGAATTAGCACCTGTTCCGATTGAATCCAAGCTTAATCCTCTAAATATTCCACCATCGGCAGATTTATTAATATTACTCCAGCTAGCTCAACAGGGACGTTTGCAAAAACTGATCGCAGTCGCTAAAGAAATGACTCAAACCAGCGATCGCTATCTTCCTTTCATTCAACAAGTTACTCAACTAGCTAGTGAATTTCAAGCCGAAAAAATTGAAACTTTGATTGAGCAATATCTGGAAGTAGAAACACAAACCTCTTAAAACTCGATCCGAGCGCTTTTACTTAACTTACCTTATTTACCCCTATTTTCTGCTAATTAATTGTATTTTGCCACTATGTCTACCATTACTAATGGATTAATTTTAATTGTTGATGATACCCCGACTAATTTAGATGTCATGTCAGAAACCTTGACTGGGGCTGGGTTTGAAGTGGCGATCGCTCTTGACGGAGAACGAGCTATCAAACAAGTGCAAAAAATCAAACCTGACTTGATTTTACTAGACGTGAGGATGCCAGGGATAGATGGCTTTGAAACCTGTCAATATTTAAAAACCGATCCGAATACTCAACACATCCCCGTTATTTTTATGACGGCACTTTCTGATATCAATAGTAAGGTCAAAGCCTTAGAATTAGGGGCAGTAGATTATATTACCAAACCGTTTCAAGAACGAGAAGTTTTAGCTAGAGTTAGAACCCATCTCCAACTACATCAGGCTCAAGAAAGATTAAAACATTTTGCCTTTAACGATTCTCTCACCAGTTTGGCGAATCGCTCTTGGTTTATGCATATGCTAGAGCAGGTAATTGCCAATCACAACCGCAATCTAGAACAAGGCTATGCGGTGCTTTTTATGGATTTAAACCGTTTTAAAACCATAAACGATACCCTAGGACATGAAATAGGCGATCGCTTATTGTGTTGTTTTGCTAATCGCTTGAAAACCGTCATCCGCTCTACAGATACTTTAGCTCGTTTGGGAGGAGATGAATTTGCTCTGTTAGTCTCAAGCACCACCAGCGATAGCAAAGCCATTGATATTGCTCAACGGATTCAAGATGCATTCACTGAACCTTTACAAGTAGATAATCATCAAATCCCTGTGATGGTTAGTATTGGTATTACTACCAGTGCTGTAGGTTATAAAGATGCCAATCATGTCTTGCGTGATGCAGATTTTGCGATGTATTTGGCTAAAACCAGAGAAGATAAGCGCTATATTTTGTTTGAGCCATCAATGCAGGCAATTATTGCTGAGCGTCTCCAATTGGAAACCAATTTGCGTCAAGCACTTTACCAAGGACACTTTTGTAACTATTATCAACCTATTGTTAATCTCTCAACTGGACATCCAGTTGGTTTTGAAGTTTTAGCCCGTTTACATAATCCCGAACAAGGTTGGATTTCTCCCGAAAAATTCATCCCAGTAGCTGAAGAAACAGGATTGATTAATCCTTTGGGTTGGTGGGTATTTGACGAAGCTTGCAGACAACTCAAACAATGGCAAAAGCAATTTCTTGATATTCCCTTAGTTCTTAATATTAATGTTTCGCCCATCCAGTTAAAACAATCAAACTTTGCTAATCGAATTCGAGAAACTTTAAAAAAAGTAAATTTAGAAGTACATCATTTTAAGTTAGAAATTACTGAAAGTAGTCTCTTAGAAAATTTTCCAGTCCAAACCGAACAATTATTTAAACTAAGTAGTATTCAAATACCTTTGTGTATTGATGATTTTG
Proteins encoded in this region:
- a CDS encoding two-component system response regulator; translation: MSTITNGLILIVDDTPTNLDVMSETLTGAGFEVAIALDGERAIKQVQKIKPDLILLDVRMPGIDGFETCQYLKTDPNTQHIPVIFMTALSDINSKVKALELGAVDYITKPFQEREVLARVRTHLQLHQAQERLKHFAFNDSLTSLANRSWFMHMLEQVIANHNRNLEQGYAVLFMDLNRFKTINDTLGHEIGDRLLCCFANRLKTVIRSTDTLARLGGDEFALLVSSTTSDSKAIDIAQRIQDAFTEPLQVDNHQIPVMVSIGITTSAVGYKDANHVLRDADFAMYLAKTREDKRYILFEPSMQAIIAERLQLETNLRQALYQGHFCNYYQPIVNLSTGHPVGFEVLARLHNPEQGWISPEKFIPVAEETGLINPLGWWVFDEACRQLKQWQKQFLDIPLVLNINVSPIQLKQSNFANRIRETLKKVNLEVHHFKLEITESSLLENFPVQTEQLFKLSSIQIPLCIDDFGTGFSSLSRLHEFPIATLKIDRSFIHQITTSPKHSSTVQMILALAKALDIDVVAEGIETMEQLEFLRDLGCEFGQGYFFSQPLDSGDASAYIKRLYQKSTYPQPSC